The genomic segment ACGTTGACGTATATATTCACCTATGGACTTACCCGTTTCTTGCTTAAAAATACGTAGCAAATGATATTTCGAATAACCAATAACAGATGGGAAAGTATCAAGTTGAATTTCTTCCGTCAAATTGCTTTCAATATATGAGATTACCCTTTGCGTTACTTCACTGTAATACAACTTACTCACCTCAAAAATAATCATACTGAATGTAGAGAAGATTTTTTTGATAAATATTGCTAATATTAGTGATTCATTATTTTTAATCTAATCCTCATAATCAACTAATAACTCTAACATACCTTCTAACTTTCTTTAAATGGTTGTCCTAAATAATAACTCTAAAATGAATAAACACATATCCCTATTTTCAGATATGCGCCATTTCGTATTATAAGATTCGCAAATTACCTGGTGCCCATTCTTAATAGACTTATCCTTAAGGTACTCAGGATCGCCTTAACTATATTCTTGCGCCATATGGTTGAAGACTTAAATTAAAAATTGGATATAACAACTTATAAATTTATCTTTGAGTAAAGTCCCGATTTCTTAATCATTTAACCTTTTGATAATCATCCTGATTTGTCCTCGATGGTTAAGTTCATCCTCAAAAACATGGAACCATTTAAAATAATTATTTGCAGGATAATCCCAACCAAAAGGTGTAACTTTATCTAACCATTCATCTGTGTATTTTGCGAAGTAATATAATGTCTTTTCTCTTGTTTTAGACAACATATTTACATAAAAGCTTATGTCTTTCCCTTTTATTTCTCTTTTTGCATCATCACTAAGAGTAATACCCACACTAAGTTCTTCCCATTCTTTATCTGTTAATTCTCTATCTTCAAACGTCATTATTTGAAA from the Bacillus sp. SM2101 genome contains:
- a CDS encoding DinB family protein, producing the protein MMEYTRYTTLKEIKELSLEELDYHFDNKSNSIGMLLYHLASLEKAFQIMTFEDRELTDKEWEELSVGITLSDDAKREIKGKDISFYVNMLSKTREKTLYYFAKYTDEWLDKVTPFGWDYPANNYFKWFHVFEDELNHRGQIRMIIKRLND